From the genome of Frankiales bacterium, one region includes:
- a CDS encoding pyruvate oxidase, which produces MGRIASEALVERLAEWGVDTVFGIPGDGINGIMEGLRRHTDKVRFVLVHHEEAAAFMASAYAKATRRVGVCLATSGPGGIHLLNGLYDAKLDHAPVLAITGMQETSVLGTGYQQEVALDQLYADVAEYNLVVTNPAQLPGVVDLAMRTALSRMGVAHLCFPNDVQVADADADPYAHVAPANPPATAPVWLPSPGRPREEDLMAAADVLNEAERPAMLVGVGAAHARAEVLAVAEAWGAPVIKTLKGKAVVPDDSPYTVGGIGLLGTKPGEELVEDCDVLLMVGTNFPYTKHLPEPGKVKVVQIEADPTRAGARLPTEVPMIGDAKEGLAALLPLLKPRGNNDHLASYQKKMDSWRSDMEALEDAKRTPIAPQFLVGVIDDLADDDAILTCDSGTIATWAARHWTIRGEREFYLSGNLATMAPGLPYAVGLQHTFPDRQVIAYVGDGGFAMLMAEFLTAAEHGLPITVVVNNNHALGQILWEQMVLGYPEHGVRFAEPRSDFSAWARSCGGLGVKVTDPADLKGAISEALRHDGPSLVDVDVDADEPPLPGKVTYEQARKFATAWLRGQPHKASIATTLFKDKISQLRAR; this is translated from the coding sequence ATGGGACGGATCGCATCGGAAGCGCTGGTCGAGCGGCTCGCGGAGTGGGGGGTCGACACCGTCTTCGGAATACCCGGCGACGGGATCAACGGGATCATGGAGGGCCTGCGGCGGCACACCGACAAGGTGCGGTTCGTCCTCGTGCACCACGAGGAGGCCGCGGCGTTCATGGCCTCCGCATACGCTAAGGCGACCCGGCGCGTCGGTGTCTGCCTGGCGACCTCCGGCCCCGGCGGCATCCACCTGCTCAACGGCCTCTACGACGCCAAGCTCGACCACGCCCCGGTCCTCGCGATCACCGGCATGCAGGAGACCAGCGTCCTCGGCACCGGCTACCAGCAGGAGGTCGCCCTCGACCAGCTCTACGCCGACGTCGCCGAGTACAACCTCGTCGTCACCAACCCGGCGCAGCTCCCCGGCGTCGTCGACCTCGCCATGCGCACGGCACTGTCGCGCATGGGGGTCGCGCACCTGTGCTTCCCGAACGACGTGCAGGTGGCGGACGCCGACGCCGACCCCTACGCCCACGTGGCTCCGGCCAACCCGCCGGCGACCGCGCCCGTCTGGCTGCCGTCCCCGGGGCGCCCGCGCGAGGAGGACCTCATGGCCGCGGCGGACGTGCTCAACGAGGCGGAGCGGCCCGCGATGCTCGTCGGTGTCGGCGCGGCCCACGCCCGGGCCGAGGTACTGGCCGTGGCCGAGGCGTGGGGAGCGCCCGTCATCAAGACGCTCAAGGGAAAGGCCGTCGTGCCCGACGACTCGCCCTACACCGTCGGTGGCATCGGCCTGCTGGGCACGAAGCCGGGCGAGGAGCTCGTCGAGGACTGCGACGTGCTGCTGATGGTGGGCACGAACTTCCCCTACACCAAGCACCTGCCGGAGCCGGGCAAGGTGAAGGTCGTCCAGATCGAGGCGGACCCCACCCGCGCCGGCGCGCGGCTGCCCACCGAGGTGCCGATGATCGGTGACGCCAAGGAGGGTCTCGCTGCGCTCCTCCCGCTGCTCAAGCCGCGGGGCAACAACGACCACCTCGCGTCGTACCAGAAGAAGATGGACTCCTGGCGCTCGGACATGGAGGCGCTCGAGGACGCGAAGCGCACCCCGATCGCACCCCAGTTCCTGGTGGGTGTCATCGACGACCTCGCCGACGACGACGCGATCCTCACCTGCGACTCCGGCACGATCGCGACGTGGGCCGCGCGCCACTGGACGATCCGCGGCGAGCGCGAGTTCTACCTCTCCGGCAACCTCGCGACGATGGCGCCCGGCCTGCCGTACGCCGTCGGCCTCCAGCACACGTTCCCGGACCGCCAGGTGATCGCCTACGTCGGCGACGGAGGCTTCGCCATGCTGATGGCGGAGTTCCTCACCGCCGCCGAGCACGGCCTGCCGATCACCGTCGTGGTCAACAACAACCACGCGCTCGGCCAGATCCTCTGGGAGCAGATGGTGCTCGGCTACCCGGAGCACGGCGTGCGCTTCGCCGAGCCCCGCAGCGACTTCTCCGCCTGGGCGCGCTCGTGCGGCGGCCTGGGCGTCAAGGTGACCGACCCGGCCGACCTCAAGGGAGCGATCTCCGAGGCGCTGCGCCACGACGGGCCGTCGCTGGTCGACGTCGACGTCGACGCCGACGAGCCGCCGCTGCCCGGCAAGGTCACCTACGAGCAGGCCCGCAAGTTCGCGACGGCGTGGCTGCGGGGCCAGCCGCACAAGGCGTCGATAGCGACGACGCTGTTCAAGGACAAGATCTCCCAGCTCCGCGCCCGATGA
- a CDS encoding FAD-binding protein gives MTAVERVAPPEMRRLAAIDVRVLEERLKELVGGDVRFDPAARGAYSTDGSNYRQVPIGVVVPATVEDGARAVRVCHELGVPVVSRGGGTSLAGQACNVAVVVDWSRYCNRMVSFDRDARTAVVEPGIVLDDLNRQLADAGLEFQPQPATHGHCTLGGMIGNNSCGATAMAYGTTKHHVRRLEVLTVDGVRMWVGPTSEEEHAAIQDAGGRRAEIYRGLRELVDRHADAIRERFPDIPRRVSGYNLDSLLPENGFDLAKALVGSESTLVTVLHAELELAERVPEQAFVVLGYPSIEEAAYAAPRAAEHHPLVLEGMDDRLIHYQREEDRNREALRLLPEGEGWLVVGLGADSHDELERRIAAVEDDLAGDGGATSRVFRDERQRTELWEVREAALGATAQAPEMPDTWPGWEDSAVPPERLGEYLRAFGELLDRYGYGAASRYGHFGQGCLHIRIPFQLTTASGVADFRAFIQEAAELVSGLGGSLSGEHGDGQARAALLPLMFGDEVVHVFEEVKDLLDPANLMNPGKVVRPHAPDENLRLGSDFEPATVQTWFRYTEDENSFARAAQRCVGVGKCRNQTGAVMCPSYRATGAEEHSTRGRARLLFEMLDGHGDSPVQDGWASQDVHDALDLCLACKGCKHDCPVEVDMATYKVEFLAHHYAGRLRPGAHYAMGWLPVWARAASFAPEVVNLATRLGPLTRTAQRLAGVEKDRPVPRFAKHRFVDSFHRRGSRGDGRRGTVMLWPDTFTNNFHPEVGRAAVRVLEDAGYRVTVPDGTVCCGLTWITTGQLGIARRVLGRTVAALADHVRAGGLVVGLEPSCTAVFRSDAQELMPHDEDLSRLADQTRTLAEVLVDTDGWEPPQVGRDAVVQPHCHQHAVLGTGPDEEVLRRAGVSTTSVGGCCGLAGSFGYEPGHLDVSVACAEHELMPALRDADPGSLVLADGFSCRTQIEQLGGGTARHLAEVLAAGLARRDAEDLPRNGRGQIVRHLDRHTPAPGPGGWPR, from the coding sequence ATGACCGCCGTGGAACGCGTCGCCCCGCCGGAGATGCGGCGGCTGGCGGCCATCGACGTCCGCGTGCTCGAGGAGCGCCTGAAGGAGCTCGTCGGGGGCGACGTGCGCTTCGACCCGGCTGCCCGCGGCGCCTACTCGACCGACGGCTCCAACTACCGCCAGGTGCCGATCGGCGTCGTCGTGCCGGCCACGGTCGAGGACGGCGCGCGGGCCGTCCGCGTCTGCCACGAGCTGGGAGTCCCCGTGGTGAGCCGCGGCGGGGGGACGAGCCTGGCGGGCCAGGCGTGCAACGTCGCCGTGGTCGTCGACTGGTCGCGCTACTGCAACCGCATGGTCTCGTTCGACCGCGACGCGCGCACCGCCGTCGTCGAGCCGGGGATCGTCCTGGACGACCTCAACCGTCAGCTGGCAGACGCGGGGCTGGAGTTCCAGCCCCAGCCGGCGACGCACGGCCACTGCACGCTCGGCGGGATGATCGGCAACAACTCCTGCGGCGCCACGGCGATGGCGTACGGCACCACCAAGCACCACGTGCGCCGGCTCGAGGTGCTCACGGTCGACGGCGTCCGTATGTGGGTCGGCCCCACCTCCGAGGAGGAGCACGCCGCGATCCAGGACGCCGGCGGACGTCGCGCCGAGATCTACCGCGGCCTGCGCGAGCTCGTCGACCGGCACGCCGACGCCATCCGCGAGCGCTTCCCCGACATCCCGCGACGGGTCTCCGGCTACAACCTCGACTCGCTGCTGCCGGAGAACGGGTTCGACCTGGCGAAGGCCCTCGTCGGCTCGGAGTCGACCCTCGTCACGGTGCTGCACGCCGAGCTGGAGCTCGCCGAGCGCGTCCCCGAGCAGGCGTTCGTCGTGCTCGGCTACCCGAGCATCGAGGAGGCGGCGTATGCCGCTCCCCGCGCCGCGGAGCACCACCCGCTGGTGCTCGAGGGCATGGACGACCGCCTCATCCACTACCAGCGCGAGGAGGACCGCAACCGCGAGGCGCTGCGCCTGCTGCCCGAGGGCGAGGGCTGGCTGGTCGTCGGGCTGGGCGCGGACAGCCACGACGAGCTCGAGCGCCGGATCGCCGCGGTCGAGGACGACCTCGCCGGCGACGGCGGTGCGACGAGCCGCGTGTTCCGCGACGAGCGGCAGCGCACGGAGCTCTGGGAGGTGCGCGAGGCCGCGCTCGGCGCGACCGCGCAGGCACCGGAGATGCCGGACACGTGGCCCGGCTGGGAGGACTCCGCGGTCCCTCCGGAGCGCCTCGGCGAGTACCTGCGCGCCTTCGGCGAGCTGCTCGACCGCTACGGCTACGGGGCCGCCTCCCGCTACGGCCACTTCGGCCAGGGCTGCCTGCACATCCGGATCCCGTTCCAGCTCACGACCGCCTCCGGCGTCGCCGACTTCCGTGCGTTCATCCAGGAGGCGGCGGAGCTGGTGTCCGGCCTCGGCGGCTCGCTCTCCGGCGAGCACGGCGACGGCCAGGCCCGCGCCGCGCTGCTCCCGCTGATGTTCGGCGACGAGGTGGTGCACGTCTTCGAGGAGGTCAAGGACCTGCTCGACCCGGCGAACCTGATGAACCCCGGCAAGGTGGTGCGTCCGCACGCGCCCGACGAGAACCTGCGTCTCGGTTCCGACTTCGAGCCCGCGACGGTTCAGACGTGGTTCCGCTACACCGAGGACGAGAACAGCTTCGCCCGCGCGGCGCAACGCTGCGTGGGCGTGGGCAAGTGCCGCAACCAGACCGGTGCCGTGATGTGCCCCTCGTACCGGGCCACCGGCGCCGAGGAGCACTCGACCCGCGGGCGGGCACGCCTGCTCTTCGAGATGCTCGACGGCCACGGCGACAGCCCGGTGCAGGACGGCTGGGCGTCGCAGGACGTGCACGACGCGCTCGACCTGTGCCTGGCCTGCAAGGGCTGCAAGCACGACTGCCCGGTCGAGGTCGACATGGCCACCTACAAGGTCGAGTTCCTGGCCCACCACTACGCGGGGAGGCTCCGCCCGGGCGCGCACTACGCCATGGGCTGGCTGCCGGTGTGGGCCCGCGCCGCGTCGTTCGCGCCCGAGGTGGTCAACCTCGCCACCCGGCTCGGCCCCCTGACCCGGACGGCGCAGCGGCTCGCCGGCGTCGAGAAGGACCGGCCGGTCCCGCGGTTCGCGAAGCACCGGTTCGTCGACTCGTTCCACCGCCGCGGCTCCCGCGGCGACGGACGGCGCGGCACGGTGATGCTCTGGCCGGACACCTTCACCAACAACTTCCACCCGGAGGTGGGCCGCGCCGCCGTCCGGGTGCTGGAGGACGCCGGCTACCGCGTCACGGTCCCCGACGGCACCGTCTGCTGCGGGCTCACCTGGATCACGACCGGTCAGCTGGGCATCGCCCGGCGCGTGCTGGGCCGCACGGTCGCGGCGCTCGCCGACCACGTGCGGGCCGGTGGCCTGGTGGTGGGCCTCGAGCCGAGCTGCACGGCCGTGTTCCGCTCCGACGCGCAGGAGCTGATGCCCCACGACGAGGACCTCTCGCGGCTGGCCGACCAGACGCGCACGCTCGCCGAGGTGCTCGTGGACACCGACGGCTGGGAGCCGCCGCAGGTGGGCCGCGACGCGGTGGTGCAGCCGCACTGCCACCAGCACGCCGTGCTCGGCACCGGGCCGGACGAGGAGGTGCTGCGTCGTGCCGGGGTGAGCACGACGTCGGTCGGTGGCTGCTGCGGGCTCGCGGGCAGCTTCGGCTACGAGCCGGGGCACCTCGACGTCTCGGTCGCGTGCGCGGAGCACGAGCTCATGCCCGCCCTGCGCGACGCCGACCCCGGATCGCTCGTGCTGGCCGACGGCTTCAGCTGCCGCACGCAGATCGAGCAGCTCGGCGGCGGCACCGCGCGCCACCTCGCGGAGGTCCTCGCCGCCGGGCTGGCCCGTCGCGACGCGGAGGACCTCCCCCGCAACGGGCGCGGCCAGATCGTGCGGCACCTCGACCGGCACACCCCCGCACCGGGGCCGGGCGGGTGGCCGCGATGA
- a CDS encoding mandelate racemase, translating into MSGPVRQVRAEAYRMPTSAPEADGTLAWDSTTIVVVHVRTDDHEGLGYTYTDASAASLVNRKLADVVVAGDADDVVATNAAMRRALRNIGDHGLGAAALSAVDVALWDLQARAKGVPLADLVGRQRESVPVYGSGGFTTLDGDGLADQLTGWVTDLGVGAVKMKIGESWGSAVGRDLERVTTARAAIGADVALFVDANGGYDREQALEVGRALEERDVRWFEEPVSSDDVEGLRLLRAALRCDVSAGEYTWRLQDAARLLDGAAVDCLQLDVTRCGGITGWVQAAALAHWRGVELSTHCAPQVSAHVGCATVGVRHLEWFHDHVRLESELFDGALRPAAGVVAPDPDRPGLGLSVRAEVAGALRVQP; encoded by the coding sequence ATGAGCGGTCCCGTCCGGCAGGTGCGGGCCGAGGCCTACCGCATGCCGACGTCGGCGCCCGAGGCCGACGGCACGCTGGCGTGGGACTCGACCACGATCGTCGTGGTGCACGTGCGCACCGACGACCACGAGGGCCTCGGCTACACCTACACCGACGCGTCCGCGGCGTCGCTGGTGAACCGCAAGCTCGCCGACGTGGTCGTGGCCGGCGACGCCGACGACGTCGTGGCCACCAACGCCGCGATGCGCCGGGCCCTGCGCAACATCGGCGACCACGGCCTCGGCGCCGCCGCGCTCTCCGCGGTGGACGTCGCCCTGTGGGACCTGCAGGCCCGGGCGAAGGGGGTGCCGCTCGCCGACCTCGTCGGGCGGCAGCGGGAGTCGGTGCCGGTCTACGGCAGCGGCGGCTTCACCACCCTGGACGGCGACGGCCTGGCGGACCAGCTCACCGGCTGGGTGACCGACCTGGGCGTCGGTGCGGTCAAGATGAAGATCGGCGAGTCGTGGGGGTCCGCCGTCGGCCGCGACCTGGAGCGGGTGACCACGGCGCGCGCGGCCATCGGGGCGGACGTCGCCCTGTTCGTCGACGCGAACGGCGGCTACGACCGCGAGCAGGCGCTCGAGGTGGGACGGGCCCTGGAGGAGCGCGACGTGCGCTGGTTCGAGGAGCCGGTCAGCTCCGACGACGTCGAGGGCCTGCGGCTGCTGCGCGCCGCGCTGCGCTGCGACGTGTCGGCGGGCGAGTACACCTGGCGTCTGCAGGACGCCGCGAGGCTGCTCGACGGCGCGGCCGTGGACTGCCTCCAGCTCGACGTCACGCGCTGCGGCGGCATCACGGGCTGGGTCCAGGCAGCGGCGCTCGCGCACTGGCGGGGCGTCGAGCTCTCGACGCACTGCGCCCCCCAGGTGTCGGCGCACGTCGGCTGCGCGACCGTGGGGGTCCGCCACCTCGAGTGGTTCCACGACCACGTGCGCCTCGAGTCCGAGCTGTTCGACGGCGCCCTGCGCCCCGCTGCGGGCGTCGTCGCCCCGGACCCCGACCGACCCGGCCTCGGCCTGTCCGTGCGCGCCGAGGTCGCCGGGGCGCTGCGCGTCCAGCCCTGA